The region CTTATGCATCCCTGGGCTGGTACATCGGCTTGCGCTTCACACCCCAGACCGTGCGCTACGCACTGAAGGCCGTGCCCCAGCTGTTGCTGGCCGTTTTCACCCTCATGGTTCTGTGCGGGGGCGTGGCCTGGATGCTCCATGCCTGGGCCGGGGTGGATCCCTTGAGTGCCTATCTGGCCACTAGCCCCGGCGGGCTGGATTCGGTGGTGGTCATTGCCGTGGGCAGCGGGTGCGACGTGCCGTTCGTGCTTTCCCTGCAGACCCTGCGCCTGTTCGCCGTGGTCCTGACCGGGCCATTGGTGGCTCGGTTGGTCTGTCGTGTGAGCAGACGCAGCGCCCGCGGCACGGGCCTGAAGGCCTAGAAAATTTCCGAGGCCAGGGGAATTTTTAGCTGGAGGAATGCGCTGGCGAGAATCCGGTTTCAGGCGTTGAACACAATTCTTGAAACTTTCTAATAAAATCAGATAAATGTATGCCGTCAGCCAGGCCATGGTGGACCTGGACGCTGAAGGCCATGACATGGCCATGGCCACGTTTCA is a window of Deltaproteobacteria bacterium DNA encoding:
- a CDS encoding AbrB family transcriptional regulator gives rise to the protein YASLGWYIGLRFTPQTVRYALKAVPQLLLAVFTLMVLCGGVAWMLHAWAGVDPLSAYLATSPGGLDSVVVIAVGSGCDVPFVLSLQTLRLFAVVLTGPLVARLVCRVSRRSARGTGLKA